One segment of Variovorax sp. V93 DNA contains the following:
- a CDS encoding YadA-like family protein, with protein sequence MAYGNYSFAMGRDSKATAERAQAWGYGAYAGGTGAIALGSATVINNASQGDGPSALAADAVAIGRASSVAATATSGMAIGRGAAVSGAYGIAQGDGATVSNTNAVSIGKSTTASGANSAIVGGQAEARGKQSLVFQNNADADIVAAGLPSGSRWVAVDGTSDYSVAIGGMARVVNSTNAIALGHNARVSSGANGAIAFGYGAVASGANSIAEGTNAQALGLTTISIGNAAVASKDRTIAIGTGAQASGVQSISIGTGNVVSGNNSGALGDPSYVTGAGTYTLGNDNGTLANPIAADNAGAFGNNNLMSAAADNSRIVGNGNSTGSANTMIVGNNVSIGTGLDGAVVLGNNSTVSAAVDTPSTTINGITYSFAGGAPADGDVVSVGSATAPRQIQNVAAGRISSTSTDAINGSQLYATNQAIGTLGGTPMTFTGNTGTVDRKLGETLRINGGATTSGSYSGANLKTEVVGNEVQIKMADAPVFASLSTTGGASIGGDLSVAGTTTTNNLTATGTTSLGGPTTLSGGTTISNSLTVTGGTAVDMGGNVITNVGAGTAPTDAANVGQVNNAVSGVTTSGLNFTGNDATAGNVHRDLGQTLAINGGATTAGSYSGANLRTVTDPATGAINLQMADAPAFASLSTTGGASIGGDLSVAGTTTTSNLTATGTTTLSGGTTISNSLTVAGGTTVNMGGNVIANVGAGQLSSSSTDAINGSQLYATNQAIGTLGGTPMTFTGNTGTVDRKLGETLQITGGATTAGSYSGANLKTEVVGNEVQIKMADAPVFSSLSTTGGASIGGDLNVAGTTSTNNLVAVGATTLSGPTTISGPATLSGGTTISNSLTVTGGTAVDMGGNVITNVGAGTAPTDAANVGQVNNAVSGLTTSGLNFTGNDATAGNVHRDLGQTLAINGGATTAGSYSGANLKTVTDPATGAINLQMADAPAFASLSTAGGASIGGNLGVAGTATTNNLTATGTTNLNTLNVSGASTLGGGLNMAGSTISNVRAGVSATDAANVGQLTALGDTPLTFTGNTGTVDRKLGETLSISGGATTAGTYSGANLKTEVVGNEVQIKMADAPVFSSLTATGGANIGGDLGVAGTTTTNNLTATGTTSLNTLNVSGGTTLGGGLNMAGSTITNVGNAVNGTDAVNLNQVNTAVSVATTSGLNFTGNDATAGDVHRNLGQTLAINGGATTAGTYSGANLKTVTDPATGAINLRMADAPAFASLSTTGGASIGSDLNVVGATTLSGGTTISSSLTVSPGTTVDMGGNIITNVAAGVNGTDAANVGQVNTAVSGVTTSGLNFTGNDATAGNVHRDLGQTLAINGGATTAGSYSGANLKTVTDPATGAINLQMADAPAFTSLSTTGGATIGGNLSVAGATSTNHLTATGTTNLSGPTNLSGGTTISNSLTVTGGTAVDMGGNVMTNVGAGTASTDAANVGQVNNAVSSVTTSGLNFTANDATAGDVHRNLGQTLAINGGATTGGTYSGSNLKTVTDPISGAIHLQMADAPVFSSLSTTGGASIGGSLSVAGTTTTSNLTATGTTNLSGPTNLSGGTTISNSLTVAGGTTVNMGGNTITNMAAGVNGTDAANVNQVNTAVSGLTTSGLNFTGNDATAGNVHRDLGQTLAINGGATTAGSYSGANLKTVTDPTTGAINLQMADAPVFSSLSTSGGASIGGSLSVAGTTTTNNLSVTGTTSLSGPANISGPTSLSGGTTVSNSLTLAGGTTVDMGGNAIANVGNAVNGTDAVNLNQVNTAVSGATTSGLNFTGNDSTAGDVHRNLGETLAISGGASTAGTYSGSNLKTVTDPTTGAINLQMADAPAFTSLSTTGGASIGGDLNVAGTITTNNLTATGTTSLNTLNVTGASVLGGGTTISNTLTVSPGTTVNMGGNVITNVGAGTAVTDAANVGQVNNAVSGLTTSGLNFTGNDNSAGDVHRDLGQTLAINGGATTAGSYSGANLKTVTDPTTGAINLQMADAPVFGSLSTTGGASIGGDLSVAGTTATNNLTATGATSLNTLNVSGATILSGGATISNSLMVSPGATVDMGGNTIANVAAGVSGTDAANVNQVNTAVSGATTSGLNFTANDATAGDVHRNLGQTLAINGAATTGGTYSGANLKTVTDPISGAINLQMAEAPVFSSLSTTGGASIGGDLSVAGTTTTNNLTATGTTSLGGPTTLSGGTTISNSLTVTGGTAVDMGGNVITNVGAGTAPTDAANVGQVNNAVSGLTASGLNFTGNDATAGNVHRDLGQTLAINGGATTAGSYSGANLKTATDPATGAINLQMADAPAFASLSTTGGASIGGDLNVAGTTTTNNLIAVGATTLSGPTTISGPATLSGGTTISNSLTLAAGTTVNMGGNVVSNVGDAVNGTDAVNLNQLNQIGTVAGRGWNVQANGGAPDNIAPGDTMNVVNGSNTTVEYDPLTNRLKVGVVDAPTFSSLSTTGGASIGGDLSVAGTTSTNNLTATGTTTLSGGTTISSSLTVSPGTTVNMGGNVITNVGTGTAATDAANVGQLNTAVSGATTSGLNFTGNDATAGNVHRDLGQTLAINGGATTAGSYSGANLKTVTDPTTGAINLQMADAPVFNSLSTTGGASIGGDLSVAGTTTTNNLTATGATHLNTLNVAGASTLGGPTTLSGGTTISNSLTVAGGTTVNMGGNVITNVGTGTAATDAANVGQVNAALSGVTTSGLNFSGNDNSAGNVHRDLGQVLAINGGATTAGSYSGANLKTVTDPATGAINLQMADAPVFGSLSTTGGASIGGDLNVAGTTTTNNLTATGATSLNTLNVSGPATLSGGTTIGNSLTVASGTTVNMGGNTITNVGNAVNGTDAINLNQLNQVGTVAGKGWNVQANGGATDNIAPGDTVNVVNGSNTTVEYDPATNRLKVGVVDAPTFSSVTTGDLTVSNNATIGGTLNVTGPTVLSGGTTISGGLTLTANTTVNMGGNVITNVGTGTNPGDAVNMGQLNTTNQNVASLGGRVNEVESSVTAMQGDITSIRGDVSALDGRVTNVENTVNTINNGGGIRYFRHNVGDASMPDATADGRASVAVGSGARTTAAATQGVAMGINAEVAAANGTALGSNTSVRVEGGVALGEGSVASTAAGIKGYVPGSATAEQARAIEATTSTSGAVSVGDAANGQFRQITGVAAGTQDSDAVNVAQLQGVAAAASNRWTTGNTAHYVAPQASGSESLATGSGARASGANSMASGNEAIASGANAVAVGNGAVSSGMSSTALGQGASASMSNSVALGAGSVAVRGAQTGYAAAGLSVPQNSAGEVSVGSEGNERQLTNVAAGSAGTDAVNVNQLNGAMANVNKAFNAVNQRIDNVEKDANAGSAGAMAMASMPQASIPGKSMMSAGVASYQGQTAIAIGVSKLSDNGRWVVKFNGSANTRGKVGVAVGAGFHW encoded by the coding sequence CGGGCACCTACACTCTCGGCAACGACAACGGCACGCTCGCCAATCCGATCGCGGCAGACAACGCGGGCGCATTCGGCAACAACAACCTGATGAGCGCGGCGGCGGACAACAGCCGCATTGTCGGTAACGGCAACAGCACCGGCTCGGCCAACACGATGATCGTGGGCAACAACGTGAGCATCGGCACGGGGCTCGATGGCGCTGTCGTGCTGGGCAACAACAGCACCGTGTCTGCGGCCGTCGATACGCCGAGCACCACCATCAACGGCATCACCTACAGCTTCGCCGGCGGCGCGCCGGCCGATGGCGATGTGGTGAGCGTCGGTTCGGCCACCGCGCCGCGCCAGATCCAGAACGTGGCCGCCGGCCGCATCAGCAGCACCAGCACCGATGCGATCAATGGCAGCCAGCTTTATGCGACGAACCAGGCCATCGGAACCCTGGGCGGTACGCCGATGACCTTCACCGGCAACACCGGCACGGTGGACCGGAAGCTGGGGGAGACGCTGCGGATCAACGGTGGGGCGACCACCTCAGGCAGCTACTCGGGCGCCAATCTCAAGACCGAGGTTGTGGGCAACGAGGTGCAGATCAAGATGGCTGACGCACCGGTGTTCGCGAGCCTGAGCACCACCGGCGGCGCCAGCATCGGCGGCGACCTGAGCGTGGCGGGCACGACCACCACCAACAATCTCACGGCCACCGGCACGACCAGTCTCGGCGGCCCCACCACCCTCAGCGGCGGCACCACGATTAGCAACAGCCTGACGGTGACCGGCGGCACCGCCGTGGACATGGGCGGCAATGTCATCACCAACGTGGGCGCGGGCACGGCCCCGACCGACGCGGCCAACGTGGGCCAGGTGAACAACGCGGTGTCCGGCGTGACCACGAGCGGCCTGAACTTCACCGGCAACGACGCCACGGCCGGCAACGTCCATCGCGACCTGGGCCAGACACTGGCGATCAATGGCGGCGCGACCACGGCCGGCAGCTACTCGGGCGCCAACCTCAGGACGGTGACCGACCCGGCGACGGGCGCGATCAACCTGCAGATGGCTGACGCACCAGCGTTCGCGAGCCTGAGCACCACGGGCGGCGCCAGCATCGGCGGCGACCTGAGCGTGGCGGGCACGACCACCACCAGCAATCTCACGGCCACCGGCACAACCACCCTGAGCGGCGGCACCACGATCAGCAACAGCTTGACCGTGGCCGGCGGCACCACGGTGAACATGGGTGGCAATGTCATCGCCAACGTGGGCGCCGGCCAGCTCAGCAGCAGCAGCACCGATGCGATCAACGGCAGCCAGCTTTATGCGACGAACCAGGCCATCGGAACCCTGGGCGGTACGCCGATGACTTTCACCGGCAACACCGGCACGGTGGACCGCAAGCTGGGCGAGACGCTGCAGATCACCGGCGGCGCAACCACGGCAGGCAGCTACTCGGGCGCCAACCTCAAGACCGAGGTTGTGGGCAACGAAGTGCAGATCAAGATGGCGGACGCGCCGGTGTTCAGCAGCCTGAGCACCACCGGTGGTGCCAGCATCGGCGGTGATCTGAACGTGGCGGGAACGACCTCCACCAACAACCTGGTAGCCGTCGGAGCGACAACGCTCAGCGGCCCGACCACCATCAGCGGTCCCGCCACCCTCAGCGGCGGCACCACGATCAGCAACAGCCTGACGGTGACTGGCGGCACCGCCGTGGACATGGGCGGCAATGTCATCACCAACGTGGGCGCGGGCACGGCCCCGACCGACGCGGCCAACGTGGGCCAGGTGAACAACGCGGTGTCCGGCCTGACCACGAGCGGCCTGAACTTCACCGGCAACGACGCCACGGCCGGCAACGTCCATCGCGACCTGGGCCAGACACTGGCGATCAATGGCGGCGCGACCACGGCCGGCAGCTACTCGGGTGCCAACCTCAAGACCGTGACCGACCCGGCGACGGGTGCGATCAACCTGCAGATGGCTGACGCACCAGCGTTCGCAAGCCTGAGCACGGCGGGCGGTGCCAGCATCGGCGGGAACCTGGGTGTGGCGGGAACGGCCACCACCAACAATCTCACGGCTACGGGAACGACCAACCTGAACACGCTCAACGTCTCGGGCGCGAGCACCCTCGGTGGTGGCTTGAACATGGCAGGCAGCACCATCTCCAACGTCAGGGCGGGCGTGAGCGCGACGGATGCAGCGAACGTGGGTCAACTCACCGCCTTGGGCGACACGCCCCTGACTTTCACCGGAAATACGGGAACGGTGGACCGCAAGCTGGGGGAAACGCTGAGCATCAGCGGTGGCGCGACCACGGCGGGCACCTACTCGGGTGCCAACCTGAAGACCGAAGTGGTGGGCAACGAGGTGCAGATCAAGATGGCTGACGCACCGGTGTTCAGCAGTCTGACCGCCACCGGCGGCGCCAACATCGGTGGTGACTTGGGTGTGGCAGGCACGACCACCACCAACAATCTCACGGCCACCGGCACGACGAGCCTGAACACGCTCAACGTCTCGGGCGGGACCACCCTTGGGGGCGGCCTGAACATGGCAGGCAGCACCATCACCAATGTGGGCAATGCGGTCAACGGCACCGATGCCGTGAACCTGAACCAGGTGAACACAGCGGTGTCGGTCGCAACGACGAGTGGCCTGAACTTCACCGGCAACGATGCCACGGCCGGTGACGTCCATCGCAACCTGGGCCAGACACTGGCGATCAATGGCGGCGCGACCACGGCAGGCACCTACTCGGGTGCCAACCTCAAGACCGTGACCGACCCGGCGACAGGTGCGATCAACCTGCGGATGGCCGACGCACCGGCGTTCGCAAGCCTGAGCACGACGGGCGGCGCCAGCATCGGCAGCGACCTGAACGTGGTGGGCGCGACCACCCTCAGCGGAGGCACCACCATCAGCAGCAGCCTGACTGTTAGCCCTGGCACGACGGTGGACATGGGTGGCAACATCATCACCAACGTGGCGGCCGGGGTGAACGGCACCGATGCGGCCAACGTAGGCCAGGTGAACACTGCGGTTTCCGGCGTGACCACGAGCGGCCTGAACTTCACCGGCAACGACGCCACGGCCGGCAACGTCCATCGCGACCTGGGCCAGACGCTGGCGATCAATGGCGGCGCGACCACGGCTGGCAGCTACTCGGGCGCCAACCTCAAGACCGTGACCGACCCGGCGACGGGCGCGATCAACCTGCAGATGGCTGACGCACCAGCATTCACGAGCCTGAGCACCACCGGCGGTGCCACCATTGGCGGCAATTTGAGCGTGGCGGGCGCGACCTCCACCAACCATCTCACGGCCACCGGCACGACCAATCTCAGCGGACCCACCAACCTCAGCGGCGGCACCACCATCAGCAACAGTCTGACGGTGACCGGTGGCACAGCAGTGGACATGGGCGGCAACGTCATGACCAACGTAGGCGCGGGCACCGCGTCCACCGATGCGGCCAACGTGGGCCAGGTGAACAACGCGGTCTCCAGTGTGACCACGAGCGGCTTGAACTTCACCGCTAACGACGCTACGGCCGGCGATGTTCACCGCAACCTGGGTCAGACACTCGCGATCAATGGCGGCGCAACCACAGGAGGCACCTACTCCGGTAGCAACCTCAAGACCGTGACCGACCCGATTTCGGGCGCGATCCATCTGCAGATGGCTGATGCGCCGGTGTTCAGCAGTCTGAGCACTACGGGTGGCGCAAGCATCGGCGGCAGCTTGAGTGTGGCGGGCACGACCACCACCAGCAATCTCACGGCCACCGGAACGACCAATCTCAGCGGACCCACCAACCTCAGCGGCGGTACCACCATCAGCAACAGTCTGACGGTGGCCGGCGGCACCACGGTGAACATGGGCGGAAACACCATCACCAACATGGCTGCCGGGGTGAACGGCACCGATGCGGCCAATGTGAATCAGGTGAACACCGCCGTATCCGGCCTGACCACGAGCGGCCTGAACTTCACCGGCAACGACGCCACGGCCGGCAACGTCCATCGCGACCTGGGCCAGACGCTGGCAATCAATGGCGGCGCGACCACGGCCGGCAGCTACTCGGGTGCCAACCTCAAGACCGTGACCGACCCGACGACCGGTGCGATCAATCTGCAGATGGCTGATGCGCCGGTGTTCAGCAGTCTGAGCACCAGCGGTGGTGCCAGCATCGGCGGCAGCTTGAGTGTGGCGGGAACGACCACCACCAACAACCTCAGTGTGACCGGCACGACCAGTCTCAGCGGCCCTGCCAACATCAGCGGACCCACCTCCCTCAGCGGTGGCACCACCGTCAGCAACAGCTTGACGCTCGCCGGCGGAACGACCGTGGATATGGGCGGCAATGCGATCGCCAACGTGGGCAATGCAGTCAACGGTACCGACGCCGTGAACCTGAACCAGGTGAACACAGCGGTGTCGGGTGCAACGACGAGTGGCCTGAACTTCACCGGCAACGATTCGACCGCCGGCGACGTCCACCGCAATTTGGGCGAGACGCTGGCCATCAGCGGCGGCGCAAGCACGGCCGGCACCTATTCGGGATCCAACCTCAAGACCGTGACCGATCCGACGACCGGCGCGATCAACCTGCAGATGGCCGACGCACCAGCGTTCACGAGCCTGAGCACTACGGGTGGCGCCAGCATCGGCGGCGACCTGAACGTGGCGGGGACGATCACCACCAACAATCTCACGGCCACCGGCACGACCAGCCTGAACACACTCAACGTGACGGGGGCGAGCGTCCTCGGCGGCGGCACGACCATCAGCAACACCTTGACGGTGAGCCCGGGCACGACCGTGAACATGGGCGGCAACGTCATCACCAATGTAGGCGCAGGCACCGCTGTTACCGATGCGGCCAACGTGGGCCAGGTGAACAACGCGGTCTCCGGCCTGACCACGAGCGGTCTGAACTTCACCGGCAACGACAACAGTGCCGGTGACGTCCACCGCGACCTGGGGCAGACGCTGGCGATCAATGGGGGTGCGACCACGGCTGGGAGTTATTCGGGCGCCAACCTCAAGACCGTGACCGACCCGACGACGGGTGCGATCAATCTGCAGATGGCCGACGCACCGGTGTTCGGCAGCCTGAGCACCACCGGCGGCGCCAGCATCGGAGGCGACCTGAGTGTGGCAGGAACGACTGCCACCAACAATCTCACGGCCACTGGCGCGACCAGCCTGAATACCCTCAACGTGAGTGGTGCAACCATCCTCAGCGGCGGCGCCACCATCAGCAACAGCTTGATGGTGAGTCCCGGCGCCACGGTGGACATGGGTGGCAACACCATCGCCAACGTGGCTGCCGGCGTGAGCGGCACCGATGCGGCCAACGTGAACCAAGTGAACACTGCAGTGTCCGGCGCGACCACCAGTGGCTTGAACTTTACCGCCAACGATGCCACCGCCGGCGACGTCCACCGCAACCTGGGTCAGACACTCGCGATCAACGGCGCGGCAACCACAGGAGGCACCTACTCCGGCGCCAACCTCAAGACCGTGACCGACCCGATCTCGGGTGCGATCAACCTGCAGATGGCTGAAGCGCCGGTGTTCAGCAGCCTGAGCACCACCGGCGGCGCCAGCATCGGCGGCGACCTGAGCGTGGCGGGCACGACCACCACCAACAATCTCACGGCCACCGGCACGACCAGTCTCGGCGGCCCCACCACCCTCAGCGGCGGCACCACGATTAGCAACAGCCTGACGGTGACCGGCGGCACCGCCGTGGACATGGGCGGCAATGTCATCACCAACGTGGGCGCGGGCACAGCCCCGACCGACGCGGCTAATGTGGGCCAGGTGAACAACGCGGTGTCCGGCCTGACCGCGAGCGGCCTGAACTTCACCGGCAACGACGCCACGGCCGGCAACGTCCATCGCGACCTGGGCCAGACACTGGCAATCAATGGCGGCGCGACCACGGCCGGCAGCTACTCGGGCGCCAACCTCAAGACGGCGACCGACCCGGCGACGGGCGCGATCAACCTGCAGATGGCTGACGCACCAGCGTTCGCGAGCCTGAGCACCACAGGCGGCGCCAGCATCGGCGGTGATCTGAACGTGGCGGGAACGACCACCACCAACAACCTCATAGCCGTCGGAGCGACAACGCTCAGCGGCCCGACCACCATCAGCGGTCCCGCCACCCTCAGCGGCGGCACCACCATCAGCAACAGCTTGACGCTGGCCGCTGGCACCACGGTGAACATGGGCGGCAACGTGGTCAGCAACGTAGGTGATGCGGTCAATGGCACCGACGCCGTGAACCTGAACCAGCTCAATCAGATCGGCACAGTTGCCGGAAGGGGCTGGAACGTACAGGCCAATGGCGGCGCGCCGGACAACATCGCGCCTGGCGACACGATGAACGTGGTCAATGGAAGCAACACCACCGTCGAATACGACCCGCTGACCAACCGGCTCAAGGTGGGCGTCGTAGATGCTCCGACGTTCAGCAGCCTCAGCACCACGGGCGGTGCCAGCATCGGCGGCGACCTGAGCGTGGCGGGCACGACCTCCACCAACAACCTGACCGCCACTGGCACGACCACCCTCAGCGGCGGCACCACCATCAGCAGCAGCTTGACAGTGAGCCCGGGCACCACGGTGAACATGGGCGGCAACGTCATCACCAACGTGGGTACGGGCACCGCGGCCACCGACGCGGCCAACGTGGGCCAGTTGAACACTGCGGTTTCTGGCGCGACCACGAGCGGCCTGAACTTCACCGGCAATGACGCCACGGCTGGAAATGTTCATCGCGACCTGGGCCAGACACTGGCGATCAATGGCGGAGCGACCACGGCAGGCAGCTACTCCGGCGCCAACCTCAAGACCGTGACCGATCCCACGACGGGTGCAATCAATCTGCAGATGGCTGATGCGCCGGTGTTCAACAGCCTGAGCACAACGGGCGGCGCCAGCATCGGCGGCGACCTCAGCGTGGCGGGCACGACCACCACCAACAACCTGACGGCTACCGGCGCGACCCACCTGAATACGCTCAACGTGGCGGGCGCGAGCACTCTCGGCGGCCCCACGACGCTCAGCGGCGGCACCACCATCAGCAACAGCCTGACGGTGGCTGGCGGTACCACGGTGAACATGGGCGGCAATGTCATCACCAACGTGGGCACGGGCACCGCGGCCACCGACGCGGCCAACGTGGGCCAGGTGAACGCGGCGCTCTCTGGCGTGACCACGAGCGGCCTGAACTTCAGCGGCAACGACAACAGCGCCGGCAACGTTCATCGTGACCTGGGCCAAGTACTGGCCATCAACGGTGGTGCGACCACGGCTGGCAGCTACTCGGGCGCCAACCTCAAGACCGTGACCGACCCGGCGACGGGCGCGATCAACCTGCAGATGGCCGATGCGCCGGTGTTCGGCAGCCTGAGCACCACCGGTGGTGCCAGCATCGGCGGTGACCTGAACGTGGCGGGTACGACCACCACCAACAATCTCACCGCCACGGGTGCAACCAGCCTCAACACGCTCAACGTCTCGGGCCCGGCCACCCTCAGCGGCGGCACCACCATCGGCAACAGCCTGACGGTAGCCAGCGGCACCACGGTGAACATGGGCGGCAACACCATCACCAATGTAGGCAATGCGGTCAACGGCACCGATGCCATCAACCTGAACCAGCTCAACCAGGTCGGTACGGTGGCCGGCAAGGGCTGGAACGTTCAGGCCAACGGCGGCGCGACGGACAACATCGCACCCGGCGACACGGTGAATGTGGTGAACGGCAGCAACACCACGGTCGAGTACGACCCGGCGACCAACCGGCTCAAGGTGGGCGTGGTGGATGCACCGACATTCAGCAGCGTGACCACCGGCGACCTGACGGTGAGCAACAACGCCACCATCGGCGGCACCCTGAACGTGACGGGACCGACCGTGCTCAGCGGCGGCACCACCATCAGCGGCGGCCTGACCCTCACCGCCAACACGACGGTGAACATGGGCGGCAACGTTATCACCAACGTTGGGACGGGCACCAACCCCGGCGACGCGGTGAACATGGGCCAGCTGAACACGACCAACCAGAACGTAGCGAGCCTGGGCGGCCGAGTGAACGAAGTCGAAAGCAGCGTGACGGCGATGCAGGGCGACATCACATCGATCCGGGGCGACGTGTCGGCGCTCGACGGCCGGGTAACCAACGTCGAGAACACCGTCAACACCATCAACAACGGCGGCGGCATCCGCTACTTCCGCCACAACGTGGGCGATGCGTCCATGCCCGATGCCACGGCCGATGGCAGGGCATCCGTGGCGGTGGGTTCCGGCGCCAGGACGACGGCTGCCGCCACGCAGGGTGTCGCCATGGGCATCAACGCCGAAGTGGCGGCCGCCAACGGCACGGCGCTGGGCTCCAACACCAGTGTCAGGGTCGAGGGCGGCGTCGCACTGGGCGAGGGCTCCGTGGCTTCCACTGCGGCGGGCATCAAGGGCTATGTGCCAGGTTCGGCCACCGCCGAGCAGGCACGGGCGATCGAGGCGACCACCAGCACCAGCGGGGCAGTGAGCGTGGGCGATGCCGCCAATGGCCAGTTCCGCCAGATCACGGGCGTGGCCGCGGGCACGCAGGACAGCGACGCCGTGAACGTGGCCCAGCTCCAGGGGGTTGCGGCGGCGGCGTCGAACAGGTGGACGACGGGCAACACCGCCCACTACGTGGCGCCCCAGGCCTCGGGCAGCGAGTCGCTGGCCACCGGCTCGGGCGCCCGTGCATCGGGCGCGAATTCAATGGCCAGCGGCAACGAAGCCATCGCCAGCGGTGCCAACGCGGTGGCGGTGGGCAACGGCGCCGTGTCCAGCGGCATGTCGTCCACGGCGCTGGGGCAGGGCGCGAGCGCGAGCATGTCCAACAGCGTGGCGCTGGGTGCGGGTTCCGTGGCCGTGCGCGGCGCCCAGACGGGCTACGCCGCCGCGGGGCTGAGCGTGCCGCAGAACTCCGCCGGTGAAGTGTCGGTGGGCAGCGAAGGCAATGAACGCCAGCTCACCAACGTGGCTGCGGGCAGTGCCGGCACGGATGCCGTCAACGTCAACCAGTTGAATGGCGCGATGGCGAATGTCAACAAGGCGTTCAACGCAGTCAACCAGCGTATCGACAACGTCGAGAAGGATGCGAATGCAGGCTCCGCAGGGGCGATGGCCATGGCCAGCATGCCGCAGGCTTCCATTCCGGGCAAAAGCATGATGTCCGCCGGCGTTGCGAGCTACCAGGGGCAGACGGCCATTGCCATCGGCGTCTCCAAGCTCTCGGACAACGGCCGCTGGGTGGTCAAGTTCAACGGTTCGGCCAACACGCGCGGCAAGGTTGGTGTGGCGGTGGGCGCAGGATTCCACTGGTAA